In Arthrobacter alpinus, a single window of DNA contains:
- a CDS encoding response regulator transcription factor, producing MKKTAPEAKLLVVDDEPNIRELLSTSLRFAGFEVIAAANGRDALAAAEEHNPDLAVLDVMLPDMDGFTVTRRLRAAGRHFPVLFLTARDDTEDKVTGLTVGGDDYVTKPFSLDEVVARIRAVLRRTQPMEDDDAVLRVADLELDDDAHEVRRAGKTVELSPTEFKLLRYLMLNPNRVLSKAQILDHVWEYDFNGDASIVESYISYLRRKVDIDSTLPALIQTKRGVGYVLRTADKR from the coding sequence GTGAAAAAGACCGCACCTGAAGCCAAGTTGCTTGTTGTTGACGACGAGCCCAATATTCGTGAACTGCTCTCCACCTCCCTGCGCTTTGCAGGTTTTGAGGTCATTGCGGCAGCCAACGGCCGCGATGCCCTGGCCGCGGCCGAGGAGCACAACCCTGACCTTGCCGTCCTGGACGTCATGCTCCCGGACATGGACGGGTTCACGGTCACACGACGGCTGCGCGCGGCGGGGCGGCACTTCCCCGTCCTGTTCCTCACAGCACGCGACGACACCGAGGACAAGGTCACGGGCCTGACGGTGGGCGGCGACGACTACGTCACCAAGCCCTTCAGCCTTGACGAGGTTGTGGCCCGCATCCGTGCCGTCCTGCGCCGGACCCAGCCCATGGAAGATGATGACGCCGTGTTGCGCGTTGCCGATCTGGAGCTCGACGACGACGCCCACGAGGTGCGCCGCGCCGGCAAGACCGTGGAGCTCTCCCCCACCGAGTTCAAGCTGCTGCGCTACCTCATGCTCAATCCCAACCGGGTGTTGTCCAAAGCGCAAATCCTTGACCACGTGTGGGAGTACGATTTCAACGGCGACGCCTCAATCGTGGAGTCCTACATCTCTTACCTGCGCCGCAAGGTGGACATTGATTCCACCTTGCCAGCCCTCATCCAGACCAAGCGGGGCGTGGGCTACGTGCTGCGAACGGCTGACAAGCGCTAG